The Setaria viridis chromosome 9, Setaria_viridis_v4.0, whole genome shotgun sequence sequence TCCTGCTCTGCTCTGGCCGCGCCTCGTGACGCCCCCCATCTCCCTGCTCGGTCCACGCGGCCCTGTCCCGTGCGGCCTGCCGCATCTCCACTGGGGCTGACGTCCCTCGCCGCCATGGACGCGCCGTCACCTTCCTCGTCGGCATGGGTTGCCGCTACTCTTCCCTAGCACGAGCTGTCGACGAGCATCGCCAGGGCAGGATATTTTCACCAAGCAACATGGCAGGTGAGGGTGAAGTCGTGGggagctacttttttcagcttcCTGTGCGCAGTTCATTTCGATGTCCAGCTTCGGTGCAGCTTCACCCCGAAGCCGTTTTGGCATGGTCCATTTGGTAGGGCTTTAGGTGGAGCCAATGGAGAAGCACCTCCGAAACCCTACCAAAGGGAGTCTAGGTTTGAGCGTGCGGCTGCGGCTTGCCTAGCGGTTGAGATCCAGAAGGCTGTGTCAATAACACTCCGCTGAACTAGCTGCTCCAATCTCAAATATCAGGCACGCACTGAAACTTGTCAGCTTGGTATCTCTTACAAAGCACTGAAGCTGGATAGGCAACGTCCTGAAGATACAACTATGTTTCGCCGACACAGCCCCAGGGCTCCTGAACTAATCATCCTGCGTTCACTTGGAAGCTGCAAACTGAAATTGCCGTACTCTGTCCATTTTCTAATAACTAGTTACTCCAAAGCCCAAACTTGTTACCTCATAGAGAAATGCTTCTCTCTGCTCAGCacggtaaaaaaaaattaattttatttttataaaattgTCTCTCTTGCCAATAGGTTTAAAAGAAATTAGACCAGATTCTTCTTGGCTACGTGTTTGAATTTTGTTCATTTTCATCTGACCGACGGGAGAGACGCCGATACAAGGCTACAAGCTACGTAGCTAAACAGATAAATTAAATTAGAATTATCTCTACGACAATAATCCACTGTGCCTGCTTGCCTCCTTGACCCACCAACAAAACCGTAGCCGCCGGCTACAGATGTTGAAGCCAACTTAACTGACGGTGGGAGAAGTGGACTGCCAATTCTGAAACTTGTTCTGCTAGCCCTCTGTTACTTTCGAGGTGCAGTTTGAGCAAAATGTTTTCTGGCCGTTATATTAGCATAGCATGGATAGTGATTTATGGATCAACTCGAAGCTGTAGCCGGAGGGAATTGACTTGGAACAAGAGCACAAAGCCACAAAGGTGCGTAGCCAAGTGCAGTACTCCAGCGAGTTTTCTATAGCTCTCTCGATGTCTGCATGCAGAAACAAATATTGCCCGGTCCTTAGCAGCCGGTATGGCATTGACTGATAAAGATTTTGTGGCTGAAAAAATCAATATTCAAATatattatgaactaattagcttgttctAAATTGTTATATAGTTAAAAACAAAACTATCTCCACGTTCCATCATGTTAATACAAAAGGGCTAAAATCACTGAACTTTGACATCAATGCATTTCATTACATGGCTAACCTGTCCTACAACGGTAGAATCCATGCATGCGTCCCTATATAAAGGGCACAATGGTTCACCAATCCATCCATCGCTGCTACCTCAGCTCTCCAGTCTCCACAACCACAACACACTAGCTAGCTGGTTATTCACTAGAGCCAGCTCCAGTCCATTAGCGATGGAGCACTTCAACTACAAAGCCCTAGCAGCATTGTCCGCCAcgctgcttctgctgctggcaCCTCACCTCATGGCCGCCGACCCGGACCCTCTCCAGGACTTCTGCGTCGCCGACCTCAACGGCAAGCCCACGGTGAACGGCTACCCGTGCCAGCCTTCCTCGTCGGCCGGCGACGAGTTCCTCTTCTCGACCAGGATCGCCAGCGGCGGGGACACGCTGGCCAACCCGAACGGCTCCAACGTGACGGAGCTCGACGTGAACGAGTGGCCCGGCCTGAACACGCTCGGCGTGTCCATGAACCGCGTCGACTTCGCCCCCGGCGGCACCAACCCGCCGCACGTCCACCCGCGCGCCACCGAGGTCGGGATCGTGACCCGCGGCGAGCTCCTCGTCGGCATCGTCGGCAGCCTCGACTCCGGCAACCGGTACTACTCCAAGGTGGTCCGCGCCGGGGAGACCTTCGTCATCCCGCGCGGCCTCGTGCACTTCCAGTTCAACGTCGGGAAGGAGGAGGCCACCATGGTGGTGTCGTTCAACAGCCAGAACCCAGGCATCATCTTCGTGCCGCTGACGCTGTTCGGGTCCTCGCCGCCGATCCCGACGCCGGTGCTCGTCAAGGCGCTCCGGGTGGACGCCGAGGTCGTCGAGCTCCTCAAGTCCAAGTTCACCGGTGGGTACTGACAGCCTCCTGCTGCTCTTATGATGGCTTCGCGCGTGGATTTATCCGTAGGGAATTGGTGTCGATCGGATCAACAACAATTTGGTATTGTAGCTATAAATAATGTCGATGAAAGGAGTCAGAACACGTATATTTAAGCTTTGTTTTTTTAAACCTATATTTAAGCTTTGGTTAAGAAGCTAAGTGTAATATTATGGAATAAGTCAGGATGGCCTCGAGGTTCACTACCTAGTCGGGGAATTAAATTGTATTTGCTCATTTTTCATGTGTAATGTAACAAATGAAACTGTATATGTGTGCTTTTCTAAAGTACGATTGTATCCAAGAAACCAATGCGATGGATTAAATGTTTTCATTTTTAAAAGAAACACAATTCATCGGGTGCACAAAAGCACCCCAAATAGCCACCATCTGCAATACGTGGGCTCCACCAAAATGCAAATTCTTTGCATGACTAATTGTGCAGAACAGGGTTTGCTCGTCAGACATACTGGCAAGATGAGGATAGGACCGCAGCCTGACTTGCCTACTCTGTAGGTTTACGATGGAGACAGCGCACCACCTCCTAGCTGAATGGCGATTCACAAGACGCTTGTGGATGTGACCTCCTGGACCGCACAAGGGAAACTTGCTCCAAACGAATGGCATCAAAATACGACATGTCTGGAATGGTGGTCCAGTATCACAACAACACCAGGAATTTCACGGAAGGCGACACGCAATATTTCTCTTCTAATCATATGGGAGATATGGAAGGAAAGGAACTCATGAATTTTCCGACGCCAAGAATCGTCTGTACCATCGGTCCTCGCAAAAATCAAAGATGAGGCGAACTAGTGGATTGCAGACGGTGCAAAGAGCCTTACGAGTCTTCTAACGTGAGAATAAGCTCAAAGTTTTGTTCTTTTTCATTTTCCCTTTATACCGGCTAGCCGACTGTATTTACCCctctttatcaatgaaataggcacagtCTCATGCCCATtcgttaaaaaaagaaaatataagaGATTAGATTTCATTGATAGATACAAGTGCATTTACCTGCTGGCTGCATATCTTTTTAAGAAGGAAAAAGTCTGTTTTACTCCCTCAACTATTTTTAATATTCCACCATAATGGAAAAAATGTCCCGGCAGTGAAATAAAATGTTTCTAGGTAGAGAATAAAATGTTTGCAATGTAAGTCTAAAAATATATATTCCAGCTGCCAAACAAAATGTTCCAGATAGACAAATAAAATGTTATGATTTTATTGCATTTTTTATTATCGAGGGAATCCAAACTGCTGGATTTTAATCCAGTGATTTATCAACAGATAAATAGATAGCCCATTTTTCATTTGTCAAATATCTTTAAACAAACCTAACCATATATCAATTCCGGACCTAGAATATATGTTTAATCGTATTCATCATGATGTGGGGAAAAACCTTGAAATCTCTACTCTCAATAAGATTCAGAATGAATGAGCTTTTTGGTCTTCATAACTTCACTATGAAACTATAAATGGAGCTAGTCGGGGAATTAAATtgtatttttctcatttttcatgTGTAATGTAACAAATGAAACTATGTATGCGTGCTTTCAAAGTTTGATCGTGTCCGAGAAACCAATGCAATGGATTGAACGTTTTCctttttaaaagaaaaggtaGGAGCTTGGATTTCATTCATAGATACAAGTACGTACAACCAAGTGCATTTACCTGCTGGCTGCTTTAGGAAATGGTGGGAGCAAACGCTATTTACCTGACAggtttttttggcaaaaatctgtcaaatttttttaattttccagCATGATGGAAAAAATGTTCCGACACTGAAATAAATGTTCTAATAAGTAGAGAAATAAATCATTCTTAAAAATCTGGATGTCACGGATTTGCAAAAGTTCCGGTCTAAAACAATTTATATTCTAGCTATGAAATAAAATGTTCCAGATAGACAAACAAAATGTTCTGATTTTATTCAATTTTTCCATCATCGAGGGAATCCAAACTGTTGGATTTTAATCCAGCGGTTTATCAACGGATAAATAGATAGTCCATTTTTTATTTGTCAAATATCTTTAAACAACCATATGTCACTTCCGGACCTAAAATGTATGCTTCATCGTATTATCATAATATGGAGAAAAATCTAGAAATCTCTACTCTAAATAAGACTGAGAATGAATGAGCTTTTTGGTCTTCATAACTTCACCATCACCAAACATGGCTCAAGTTCATATAAATCAAAATCTGAGTGTGGCTTGTGAGTTGTGATCCCTTGCCCGGTCCTACCTGGCATGGGTCCGCCCTGCCGGTCATGTTGACAACGACCTGCTTTGTGCCACAGGAACCGCCTGATCTAGCTCGCTATGGGGACATTTTTTTTAAGGAACGGCTACGGGGACATTTAGGGATGGAAATGGTCGGTAACGATAGGGAAACCACTTTCGctactgtatttttttttcaggaacGGAAACGAGAGCGTGAATGCCGGTCGGGAAAATGAAATCGAAGATGTCGGAAACAAAATAATTTGGTCAGGAACATGCCAATAATGGTCGGGAACCGGTATAATCAATCAGGATGATTGATGGACTGAACTCTAGAAAAACAATTATTTGTATAATTTAGTTATCACAAAATACGTggaaacaaaaataaagaaattgcaaaggaaaagagaaaatacAACGAAATGGCCAAACTTGCATCTTCGGTGGATTTCTAAGCCACGAGCATGCACAGGCTGACTGACACGCTTGGTCATTTCGTTAACCGGGAAAGCAGACCGATCTTTTGGAAAGCTGGCCAGTGTTGCTATACGGGAAAAACCGGGAATAAAATCGGGAATTCGTGAGTAAAATACAGGAACGTTCCTGTTCCTGATAAATATAGGGTGCCGGTTGGGATGGGATTTCCCCGTCTTGTTTTCGTCTCTAGAGATATTTCTATACGCCTCTTCCTATCCTTTGCCCCACCTTGTCGTAGACCCACTCATGCGTTCCTCATCCGCCTTTGAGGCCTGGTTCACAGTTGtgcaataattagtttttttatttgagGTCTGGTTCACAGTTGTGCAATAATTAGAAGGGAGGCTAGGAAGATGAGACTCAGCCCACGTTTTATATGCTCAAAATAAAACTAAAAAAGTATAAAATAATCCATAACCATAGATAACCTATCCACAAGTCCCAAGGACCATTGGCGAGCCGGTCCAGTCATAAACCAAAGCAAGCACCAAGCATTGAATGCTTCAGTTTTCGCATGCTCCATCTATCTCATCAAGTGATCACATCTCATACCCTTAAACCTCGCTCCCCTCTATAACCACCGGCTTCCACGGTTCCACCTTTCCGCAACGCCAGCATGCACGAACTCGTCCAGGCTCCGGTCGGAGCTTCCGCTGACCACAGCGCGAGCCCTTTCCCTCCACTTCCCCGCTATCTCCCTCTTTGCCGACGCGCGCTCACCCTCATCCATGACAGCGCGCACGCACCTATTTACTctaggagaaggaaaaaaatgtttCGCATGAGAAAAGGTGTTAAAGAAAAAGCAAAGAATGTTCCTAGAGGTGTGATAGAATGCATTCCACTTGCATATGAGGCATATAATCTTTTGGACTTGAACCTAATTTGCACTTTGCACCTCTCTGGTCAATTGAACGTACATCGTCGTCGTTTGCGTTGTACATTTAGTGTTGAACTAGGGTAGTCCTAGTCAAAAATTCTAATATACAATATGGTATAATCCAACACACAATTTGGATCCAACTACAAAATTCCCCAACAATTCTGTATACAAGTGAATCTACAATCACAATTTGTAATTGAAAGCTGGATTGTGATGGAGTAGAGTACAATTTAACAGAGGGATTAATAAATAATAACCAGAAGGTCAATTTTCAAGCTAGGCTAAGTAACCCTAACAACTGAATCACATCTCAATGAACTATGGACACACCAATCAATCATTGAATCAGTGAATCCACACTTGTAATTTGCAACCAGAAATCAGGATTGAGTACACCGTTAGGAGATTTGTCAATTCTAGATGGTTCTAGTGCTGCAGTGCCCGTGTCGACCGTCGGGGCATAGGTACCTGTGCCGTGCACGAAGCTGATCGCTGATCGGACTAGACTTACTTACCCACTATAACAAAGACTTAACCCATTGACTTGACTCAAGCTTGCAGCCTAAGGAAACTTACTATCTAAGGAAGTGGTTGCCTATACTAATGCTAGTAGATAGGCA is a genomic window containing:
- the LOC117836476 gene encoding germin-like protein 3-5, giving the protein MEHFNYKALAALSATLLLLLAPHLMAADPDPLQDFCVADLNGKPTVNGYPCQPSSSAGDEFLFSTRIASGGDTLANPNGSNVTELDVNEWPGLNTLGVSMNRVDFAPGGTNPPHVHPRATEVGIVTRGELLVGIVGSLDSGNRYYSKVVRAGETFVIPRGLVHFQFNVGKEEATMVVSFNSQNPGIIFVPLTLFGSSPPIPTPVLVKALRVDAEVVELLKSKFTGGY